The genomic DNA TTCCTGCTCGCATCGCGGTCCGGGAAGTCCGCACCACTCACCGGAGCGGCCTACACTCGCCGGCTGAAACGGCTCGACCGAAACGTGCTCGTCGGCGGTGTTGTCTTCGGCATCGGCTGGGGACTGTCGGGCATCTGTCCCGGCGCGGCCTACGCCAGCCTCGGAATCGGCAATTATCCGATGCTGTGGGGTGTCGCCGGTATGTTCATCGGCGCGTACGGACAGGGTGCCCTCAGGTCAATGCTCGCCAGTGGTGACGCGGGCTCGGCCATTCGCGAGTAGCGGCCGGACCTACGCACCCAGCGGCGTTGCGCTCCGGTAGACGTACCGCATCGGGAGCCCGCGGTCGTCGGTTGGCGGGTCGGCCGGCAGCGACCGGAGCGTCCCGGGGCCGGGGCGAACGGTGAGCCCAAGCGCAACAGCATCAATGACGGCCGGAATCGGGAGCCGATGGCCTTCGGTCGCCTCAGCGACAGACTGCACCGTCGGCGGCCCGTCCCGCTCGAACGACGCCAGCGTCCGCATCCGCTCGGCGTAGCCGGCAGCGACGTCCGGTGGGTTCTCCATCGGCTCGCCCGCGAAAGCCCGATAGCACAGCTCCGGGTGCGCCTCGACGATGGCCGGCCGCGCCTCGTCGATGGCGTCGAGAAACGCATCGACAGCCGCGGCCGTCGACGACCGCTCGAAGGCGGCCTCGTCAAGCCGCTCGCCCGTCTTCCGCTCGTGGGTGCGCGCCGCTGCCCGGTAGCGTTGCTTCCGGGTCGCTTCTCTGACCGGCGCCCCGACGATGGCGTCCGCACGGTCGCCGAGAAGTTGCCGCGCTGCTCGCTCGTTCGGCCGCGGCGCGGCGTCCGCAGCCAGCCCGACCGGTGCGTCGACGGCGATTCGGACGGCGCTTTCCTCGTAGCGCGTCCACAGCTCGCCGATTCCCTCGAAGACAGCCGCGTGGTCGTACCCGGACTCGGTGTAGGCCGCCGCAAGCCATTCCCCGTCCCGCACGACGGCGCCGACGTAGTGGTCGCTCACGACTGTCCGCTACCGGCCGAGCCACTGTATGTGTATCGCTGCCCCGGTAGCCGCGGTGTCGCCTGTCTTTGCTGTCACTCGTGGGGGTGGAACCGCTTGACTGCACGGTCGACGGCGTCGGCGTCGCCGAGGAAGGTGATGTGGTCGCCGTACTCGATGCGGTCGTCAGCGCTTGGAACGCGGGTATCGTCCCCGCGGCCGATGACGGCGACGATACAGCCGCTCGGCATCTCGGC from Natronomonas pharaonis DSM 2160 includes the following:
- a CDS encoding DUF429 domain-containing protein, with the protein product MSDHYVGAVVRDGEWLAAAYTESGYDHAAVFEGIGELWTRYEESAVRIAVDAPVGLAADAAPRPNERAARQLLGDRADAIVGAPVREATRKQRYRAAARTHERKTGERLDEAAFERSSTAAAVDAFLDAIDEARPAIVEAHPELCYRAFAGEPMENPPDVAAGYAERMRTLASFERDGPPTVQSVAEATEGHRLPIPAVIDAVALGLTVRPGPGTLRSLPADPPTDDRGLPMRYVYRSATPLGA
- a CDS encoding DUF6691 family protein, which encodes MSDDRHPLFMPLVVVGGLLFGFGLGYSQMARPEIVLSFLELYDLGLLFVMGGAIAVAAPVFLLASRSGKSAPLTGAAYTRRLKRLDRNVLVGGVVFGIGWGLSGICPGAAYASLGIGNYPMLWGVAGMFIGAYGQGALRSMLASGDAGSAIRE